The following proteins are encoded in a genomic region of Cellulomonas sp. ES6:
- a CDS encoding F0F1 ATP synthase subunit gamma: MAGQQRIYRARIRSTQSLKKMFRAQELIAASRIGRARDRMAAASPYARAITRAVSAVATHSDVRHPLLAERHDTNRVAVLLIASDRGMAGAYSASVIRETERLVERLEQEEGKEVALYVSGRRAESYYRFRHRELAGVWTGQSDAPTSDLAEEIASTLLEAFAAAPEDGGVGELHIVSTQFVNMVSQRPQVIRMLPLEVVEGVAPAGEQGALPLYEFEPDPDQVLDALLPRYVRTRIFACLLQAAASELAARQRAMHTATENAEDLIRTYTRLANQARQAEITQEISEIVSGADALAS; the protein is encoded by the coding sequence ATGGCCGGCCAGCAGCGGATCTACCGGGCCCGGATCAGGTCCACGCAGTCGCTGAAGAAGATGTTCCGCGCGCAGGAGCTGATCGCGGCCTCGCGGATCGGGCGCGCCCGTGACCGCATGGCCGCGGCGTCCCCGTACGCCCGCGCCATCACGCGGGCGGTGTCGGCCGTGGCGACCCACTCCGACGTGCGGCACCCGCTGCTCGCGGAGCGGCACGACACCAACCGGGTGGCCGTGCTGCTCATCGCGTCGGACCGCGGCATGGCGGGCGCCTACTCGGCGTCCGTGATCCGCGAGACGGAGCGGCTCGTCGAGCGCCTGGAGCAGGAGGAGGGCAAGGAGGTCGCGCTGTACGTCAGCGGTCGCCGCGCCGAGTCGTACTACCGGTTCCGGCACCGCGAGCTCGCGGGCGTCTGGACCGGGCAGTCCGACGCCCCGACGTCCGACCTCGCCGAGGAGATCGCGAGCACGCTGCTCGAGGCCTTCGCCGCGGCGCCCGAGGACGGCGGCGTGGGGGAGCTGCACATCGTGTCGACGCAGTTCGTCAACATGGTGAGCCAGCGCCCCCAGGTCATCCGGATGCTCCCGCTGGAGGTCGTCGAGGGCGTCGCGCCCGCCGGCGAGCAGGGTGCGCTGCCGCTGTACGAGTTCGAGCCGGACCCCGACCAGGTGCTGGACGCGCTGCTGCCGCGGTACGTGCGCACCCGGATCTTCGCGTGCCTCCTGCAGGCCGCGGCGTCCGAGCTCGCCGCCCGGCAGCGCGCGATGCACACCGCGACGGAGAACGCCGAGGACCTCATCCGCACCTACACGCGGCTGGCGAACCAGGCCCGCCAGGCCGAGATCACCCAGGAGATCAGCGAGATCGTGTCGGGCGCCGACGCGCTCGCCTCCTGA